Part of the Vigna angularis cultivar LongXiaoDou No.4 chromosome 1, ASM1680809v1, whole genome shotgun sequence genome, TTGGTAATGTATACATCAATGGATTGTCAATGAACTCTTGTTTTTCAAGAGTTAGGTTGCAAGAAACTAAATTGACATATACTTAATTTATTAGTTAAGTTGTTATTTATATAAGATATTCTTGTAATGCTTTGATTTATGTGAACatttatatggttttgtttttttaatgttaagaatttatataatatattatgtttaatccttaatatcattaaattataatattattatattgtttattattttatttatatatatatatatatatatctattagatgaaataattattttatttttaaaatatagatttaaaattaaaattagatttatataaaaaaaattaatttccatcaaaaaaatataaatctaaaaatGGATTTGGACTTACAACTTGATTTAGATATAAATCCTGATCCAAAACCATCACTATTCACATAAGAGTCCAAAGTCTAATGCaatttattttggaattttgtttcttatatgaggcctaactttttttatttctatatatatatatatatatatatatatatatatatatatataatatctccCTAAATAcctatatgaaatataaaatatcaaatcataTAAATAGGTAGAATATTCaacttcttttattaaaaaaaaggttttaaaatagttaatagaataattttaaaaaatcaactCTGTACTTAGATAAAGAGGTTCACAATTTCCATGACATTCAAATAccaatacatttaatttaagtttatttatttatttttaattgttttatttggatataataatttagatctattgaattttaattttcttacttcaatatataatttcaatcaCTACTTAATacacaaaattatttaaatattaaaatacatttaatagtttaaaaatatcatttgaaGTTATTTTTCAGTCAAagtccatattttttttattcagtaAAGTCAATAAagattttttcaattggtatttattgggtatattttccttttatgcCAATCAAAATATTTAGGTTAATATCAATAtcaactaaaaattattttagttaagaCTGACACAAAAATCTTGCTTAAATTGATTGAAAGCCTGTTATTCgtcattaaaaaaaagtcttaactaacttttaacaaaaaaaaaagaaacattggtattgttaataagaaaattatatacgCTAAGGcttaaaaaaaactctaaagCGGATCAAgagcaaaagaaataaaaagaacttttaagtattttttatgttagagGAGTtgctaataataaaattttgaatatgcTTCAAGATATGGTTATAAGCAAATGTGGTTTGAATGTgatttctattttgttttgtcaagctttttatctcaaattaaaagaaatatggcGAAAATACATGAAGAATTGTgatattatgaaatttaaagtaatccacatttttttttgaaaaaaattgccATGTAGATAAACTTATAAATTCGAAAACTGATAAAAGACATGAGTTTTAATGGTTTGGTTCTCTTTGTAATGTTATTAGgtgataattttttcataataaatttcaattctaaaaaatacattctaTCAAGTTGCCAATGttggtttaaaaaaattaagttgtttaaaagttaattccagaactcaaaataaataaataaaacataaatctataaaaaaaaccattaaaaaatgaaaaaaaataaaatattcatatttattacatatgaatattcattaaaatacttattttgtatctatttatgaaatttacccctataaatttagttttaaatttttttaaaaacttattatttgaaataaattaattagttagAGTTCAAATATCGTATTCAGTAAATAGAAAACACCCAATCTTTGATTTGGTGGTGCATCAGTAACACAGTAATATGAATGTAGATGAAGTTCATACAATCATCAAAGTGTTACCTTTAAAAACAAGCTTATAAATTCTAGTCCAAACACACCATGATTCCTATGCTTCCTGCTTCGAGGAAAAAATTTACAGGATACAAATACTTCGGACCTAGCTTAATTTAATCAGACTTCTTGCACAAATAAAGCTACAAGAATGCAACATGGAAATTACACTGAGCAACAAGTTCTTGAACTCAGCtgcaaaattgaaattgaaaacttATACTACAGAATGATGCTCACtgcaaaaagaataaagaacaaatctaagaaaatagaaaaaacagaGTAACAAATTTGTATATTTCGACCGAGAAAAAGAGACGAGCATTGGTATTTTACGTGGTCGTATATGCAGTCATGCTAAAACTGCCATACTTATGTTAAAGGCCATCCACGCAGAACATCCGCAAAAAGTTCATTTGGCTTTTAAGAGGGTCAAGGATGCTACAATTCCACAAGCATTGCATGTTTTCGTTGCACGGTGGTTATTTTAAGCTTCAATTGCCAGACCCATTTCACATTGAGAGCAAACCCAAGAACTCTGGCACTGAACCCAGCAGCAGGGAGAATATCATCTATTATCAGGTGGATACAGCCTAGCTCGACCAGGATTTAGAAGTGATTCTGACATTGTCCAACCCTGCAAGTAAAAAGGTTATATGAACTTGGCATTTGCAATGACTTGCAACATATATACTTCAAAAAATGCTGATAAAAATCTTGAGCATGCAGATAAGCCCTCAGATTTCAATTATTTACAGTTAAGATTCACAACTGTGCATCTCTAATTCCCCAATTCTCGTCACTCAcggaatcaaataaaatatcaaagtaACAAACACTCTTCACAAAAATGGAGCGTGTTATAACTACAGTATAAAATACAACAGCATTAAACTCCCTCATGAAGATGGGAATAAACTgcattaaaaatgttaatatcTTTTCATTCCAGCTatcaaaatatatgtaaaaaataattattctaccCTGAGAATTACTTAAAACAACTGAATATTCAAGGTATGGTCAAACAGAAACATGAGTTCAAAACTAGCACCTCTTCCTACCCCATCTCCCAGAAAAGGGTGAAGTCCTTTGACAATGATTGCATTCAACAAATGTAAGGCATTCCAAATGTCCAAAACTCAACACCACAATAGCCAATAATTACTAGTCAAACACAGCATTCAAAGCCAGGCCAAAAAATACTGTAGTAAAACAATATAGGCTGCGGAACCAACAAATAAATACGTTTGCTTCATTACCTGCTCCTTAGCTTTATTCTTGAAAAGACCATAAGAATTTGTCACAATTTTGCAAGTATCAGCCATACAAGCCTCAATATCAGCAGTTGTGTGCGTCACGTTTGAGTTAAGATCCCCACTTTCCTTCAAAGACGAGGTCttacttttatttgaatttaacaAACTGAAGAGCACATGAGCCTACAAAACAAAGTTGTTTAAGTCTTAAGgtcttttcaaattaaatatttcccGATCTGTTCTGACAAATTTATAAGATAACCATATATCTCACGTGGAATGCTGCTTTGAGAATGTCATCTGACTTTGCCTGATCCTTGAGCACAGCATAAACCTTGTGTTTCAAGGGGTTATACGTAACAATATATTTCTCCCTCTGTTACCAATTTAAGAGAACATCagttacatatattatatagcAACATCAATCAACCAATAACTTAAGAAAGAGATGGAAAATCTCAAGTCCTCAAAAAGGCTTACATCAAACAACGGCTCTATGGCAATATATGCACTAGGGTCTTGGAATGCTTCCTTGACTCTTGATCCTAGAAAGACAGTTAAAAAAAGAgttcagttttaatttttcacCCAAAATGATTGCTGGTAAAGATCTTTTAGCCTATTGGTATACCAAGGACAACAGGCTTATCTCTCCATGGAAAACTGAATATGTTCTCATTCGTATTGCCCTCCTGCAAAGTGGGAACTCGTCCTGAAATAGATTAACTTTAGTTAAAATGTGAACAAGGCTTCTAGTGGAATTGCATCTAgtgattatataaattaaattttctataaaagaaaGAACAGCCTGATCAATAAGAGAGCATGGATTGActgtttgatgattttaaaCAGATCCACTACCTGTCTTGAGGAAGGATTCTACTGCCACACTGAATCTTGCACAGTTAAGTGTGTGCAGAACAACAGATTTAACCTATTAATGCATTAAACATTAGATACACACGATCACCAGATTGGAAGTACAGATAGATAAGCATTATCATAGCATACACAAAAGACAAACCTCTCTATAAGAGCTAACGATATATCCAAATGAAAGGAGGGAAAATGTGGTGACAAGCGACGGATTCCTTTTGGAAATCAGTATGCTCAAACCAGTTCCTAACTGCAAATTGAAAGAGATTTCGAAAGGTAAACAATTTTTCACAAACATCATCAAACCTGGatttttcaattataatgaCACAGTTCAAAGAGGTAAACAGTCTCTAATACgacttttacaaattaaatttacaattaATTCAATCCTACAAAGTCATCTTTCAACATGAGATTTGCACtaacttatataatataatttgggGATATTATAATGCATGAAGGATTCCATCACACCCCCTGCCAAGAACTATATATGCCGAGCAATATtaaatattgtgtttttcttgtatgctattaaatattaaatcaaagcGATCACTTCAAAAgtcatcattttcaaagcaTGTAATGGCCATGCACCCATGCAAGAATGAAGTTGATTGATTAGAAGGCAAAGAAAAGGAGGAAGCCGAGTACCAGGTTAGCCCAGGTTGCAAAAACTGTTGCAAACAATGTTCCAACAAAAGTATGCCAACATTAGAATTAATCAAAGTTCAGAAACATACCAGGTCCGCAATATTGCCAACACATTCTCCTTTAGCAGTGACATCCCCTATGTTTTCACCTTTGGCAAAGGCTTTGTAAATCGGCGTCCGAGTTGATGTTGATGTTACAGCAGCAACATTCTGAGAGCAGAAATGAACAAATAAGCCTGCAGAGCTCACATACAAGCGAAACACTCATCGCAAAGCAGTCGCCAAACCTTTACTACATTTGCAGCACAAGCCAGAGGTAGAAACAGATGCGGCACTGCAGAAGTTGCCAGTTCAACTCCAGCACCCAGCTCCATCAGAAGATCACCCGCAAACCGCAGCTGTAACACAAAAACTCTGAGACTGCAGATTGTGGGAATTCGGGAAGAACCAATTTGTATGACGAGGTTGAGCAAAAGAAGCAAGGAAGCTAACGATTACCTGTTTGAGGTCATAATCAAATTTCTTTCCTTGGCGAGCAAACAGCATCTTCCCCACACGACCAGCACCGTCCTACgggtattatttatttatttattttcacattcaGCTAAACAATGGCGAGTGAAGCTGAGAATGATTGCCACGGTTATAGTTACCTTGAGAATCCAGTTGATGGCGACAGCCCCAGGAGTAGCCCTGTTTCTGGAGACGCCAACTGAACTCAAGAGGGTCTGAGTGGTGAAAACGCCCATTGCTCCACCAAAAAAGTGCTAGAAGAAAAAGGGTTAGAAATTAGGAAAGCATGGAAAGATTGTGAATTGGTAGAGGAAGATGGAAATAGTGATACCTTAAGAGCCCTCCATGTCATGTAGGGGACGTAGGAAGGAGTAACACTGTCGGGGAAACCCTCGGGAACAACATAGGATCTAACGAAAGCGAGAACTTCCTGCATCGTGATGGTGAGAGAATGAATCCAGGAATGAGGGTTTacgatagagagaaaagagaaaagagaaaagaagataCGTCAAGAGGGGCCTGGGGAGACTGCAGGGAGAGAGGGCGAAAGGAATTCTTCTTGAAATGACCGGAGGCATCGGTCTCGGCGACGTACTTCCATCGACGGCCATCAATTTCCTCGCAGCAGATCATGGTGAGGGAGGAAGGCGTTTGGAGGAGAGGGGCGGAGGCCAAATTGGCGCTGATACGCAGCGTTTCGCGGACCAGAATCTCCTGGGACGAAGCTGCTGCTGACGCTGCTATGGTACTCGTACTCGAATTCGCAGATTGCTTGGTGTTCATCTTCATTGGGTTGGGAGCCATGAATTGAGAGAAGATTGGTAGATTGTGATTTATAAAGTGAAATTGTATAGTGAGAAGTGAGGGAGCATAGTTTTCATCGAAATGGGAACAAAATTGCGAATGGAATGAGGTTAGAATTACAATTAGAATTACCAACCCTAACGCCGCATGGCGTGCTCCTTCTCATCTTTCTCGTCATTTTCATAGGATTGAAACGAAATGATATGAGATTGATGAAAGGGTTAAGTGGTAGCAGTTGAAAAATGAGaaccacatttttttattttctcctatGCTATGTTCTAACAGCTGTCCCACCGCCAAATCAAGGCCGCAACTTTACTTTAGGTGGGTCACCCACTTTCTCTCTATCCAGTTACATTTAATTCTTTcctaataattttttctaatttcacaatcttattttcttttcataaaatacttttcaattttctatttctttctatTACTACTTTATATCCTTTTCAAAGTCCTTGTATAAGAAGTTTAGCAATAAATGTCGCAAAAAATTACGTTGTATAAACTCCTAAATTCCTCCCACAAAATCACCCTTCCGATGTTAAGGATGgtcggcggcggcggcggcggctaCAAAAAGCCAagcaaatttattttaaatcaatttttcaGTTTTGTGTTTAAAATGAAGAGGATTCTTCTCTTTGTCACATCCTACAAATATTCCACACTTAATTacgttaatattttaataatttgtattttttaaattaaattatcaatacGTGTTCTTATGTTTAACTGCAAGACATTGTTTATACTACACACTTATTTTTACTTTCGTGTTATTACACTTAATTACCTTCTTTTTTGtctaattgtttatttattttgttgaattttagcCACTAATGAACTGATGGATCAAGTTGGTCccttgatttttaaaattattgcaATTTTATACGTGCAAAGTCTCCATTGATTTCAATACCACTAAAAAGTGTTGTCATTGATTATCAACAGTTAAAGCTATCAATGCTGGTTAGAATCACTGGTTGAAGTCAATATAGACATCACGTAAAAATTGAATCATTtcaataagaataaattgaaccatttattaataataagacCACATATGTGAGTATAAGAATTGCTTAACGGATGACAACTAAAGATTGAGACATTCAATGACATTGGAAGTTTACAAGTTTAGGCATTTgagaaaacttttttataaaaaatcttaaggtaataattttttgagttttttttttatatgttacttaactttttgtttttaatgtaaTGCATAACTTAAATTTCTAACAAGGATGTCTCGAATTACCTTTAGTTGCACCACCCTTATTCAGTatcactattcatttttttttaataatgctTGAATTTgcatgattttttaattttcatatgatCCACACAATCTACAAGTCTAAAATCTCATAAATAATAGGACTTGTAGGGGTAGAAATTAAGCTAAAATAATCATCATTagaatttcaaacaaaattaagaaattttgagAAGTCAAAGACTAAAACATGGAAGAGTAAGAATACTGAATGAATAAATGATGTTCACTTTCCTTGATTACTATtaggataaaatataatatatattaaatagagATATATGAAATAactcattaaattaaaagtatagtgtatagaaaagtaaattttatatataatatctataatttatgattatattttattatgatatctTCTTcgagttaaaaaataatggtAATGATTCTTAATTTACTAATTAAACAAGCGAAGCAGTAGCAAGGAgtaggggtgggcaaactgcACTGTACTATAAACCAATTATAAACCAATTATAGTTAACTA contains:
- the LOC108323881 gene encoding protein root UVB sensitive 6, translating into MAPNPMKMNTKQSANSSTSTIAASAAASSQEILVRETLRISANLASAPLLQTPSSLTMICCEEIDGRRWKYVAETDASGHFKKNSFRPLSLQSPQAPLDEVLAFVRSYVVPEGFPDSVTPSYVPYMTWRALKHFFGGAMGVFTTQTLLSSVGVSRNRATPGAVAINWILKDGAGRVGKMLFARQGKKFDYDLKQLRFAGDLLMELGAGVELATSAVPHLFLPLACAANVVKNVAAVTSTSTRTPIYKAFAKGENIGDVTAKGECVGNIADLLGTGLSILISKRNPSLVTTFSLLSFGYIVSSYREVKSVVLHTLNCARFSVAVESFLKTGRVPTLQEGNTNENIFSFPWRDKPVVLGSRVKEAFQDPSAYIAIEPLFDREKYIVTYNPLKHKVYAVLKDQAKSDDILKAAFHAHVLFSLLNSNKSKTSSLKESGDLNSNVTHTTADIEACMADTCKIVTNSYGLFKNKAKEQGWTMSESLLNPGRARLYPPDNR